The Filimonas lacunae genomic sequence CGATGCCTACCAGGCATGGATGAAAGCTCATGAAGAAGAGAGCAATAACTTTGCGAAGCTGCAACAAAGCAGGGTGTTTAAAGTTCCGGAAGGACAGTATTACGCGCATTAGTAAACAATGTGTTAAGGATAAAGGAAAAGTTCCTGCTGTAGTGGCAGGAACTTTTTTATTTCCCGTATAATAACTATCTTAAATGGGTAATTGCATATACATTTGATTCTTGCAGTATGAAGGAATGTAAACGACTTTTTGACGCAGTAACGTACCAGTTACAAAAGTTTCCCAAACCGGATATGTTGGCCAGCAAAGTAAATGGCCAATGGAAAACTTATAGCACAGGAGATGTGGCAGGAATTGTGAATCGCTTTAGCGCCGGGTTGTTGAAACTGGGTGTAAGCGGTAATCAGTTTGACGAGGATAGTGCAGATAAAATTGCTATTATCAGTAATAACCGACCGGAATGGGTATTTACCGATCTGGCCGTGCAGCAGACCGGGGCTATCCTGGTGCCTTTATATCCTACCACCAACGCGCACGAAATAGAGTTTATTTTAAACGATGCCGCGGTTAAACACATTTTCATCAGCAGCAGAGAGTTATACGATAAGGTGAAGGATATCTTACCATTGATATCTACTCTTAAAAACATATATACGTTCGATAAGGTAGAAGGTGTGGCACATTGGGCAGATTTGCTGGTGCCGGCCGGGGATGCTTCTTTACATGATGTGGAGGGTGTGAAAGCGCGCATTCCGGATAGTCATGTAGCTACCATCATTTACACGTCTGGAACAACAGGTACACCTAAGGGCGTAATGCTTACCCATCAGAACATTGTAAGTAATGCGTACTTAAGTAAAATCAGTTTTCCTTTTGAAGATGCGCCGGACCATAAGGTGTTGAGCTTTTTGCCATTGAATCACATCTTTGAAAAATGTGTTACCTACATTTACCTGTATAGCGGCATTGGTATTTATTATGCTGAAAGCATGGATACCATTGGCGACAACCTGAAAGAAGTGAAGCCGAACGGCTTTACCACGGTGCCCCGTTTGCTGGAAAAGGTATTTGAAAAAATTATGAACACAGGTAGCCAGCTTACCGGTATTAAACGTAAACTGTTTTACTGGTCGGTAGGTTTGGCCGAGAAATATGATAACCGGGTAAGTGGCGGTGCATGGTACAACCTGCAACTGACCATTGCCAATAAACTGGTGTTTAGCAAGTGGCGCGAAGCATTGGGGGGCAATATCTCTTTTATTGTAACCGGTGGTGCGGCCTGCCAGGCAAAGCTGCTGCGCATTTTTAGTGCGGCGGGTGTGCCGGTATATGAAGGGTACGGGCCTACGGAAAACAGCCCGGTGATATGCGTGAACAGGCGCGATAACAAATGGAAGAAATTTGGCACTGTGGGCCCGCCAATCGATGGCCTGGAAGTGAAACTGGCCGAAGACGGTGAGATATGTGTGAAAGGCCCTAGTGTAATGAAAGGATATTATAAAAGGCCCGACCTTACTGCAGAAGCGGTGACAGACGGCTGGTTACATACAGGTGATATAGGTGTGTGGGATGAAGGCATGTTGAAGATCACCGACCGCAAGAAAGAGCTGTTTAAAACCAGTGGTGGTAAGTACGTGGCGCCACAGCCCATTGAAAACAAGATGAAAGAGAATGCTTTCATTGAACAGGTGCTGGTGGTGGGGCCGGAAAGAAAATTTGTAGGCGCACTGATTGTGCCTTCGTTCAGTACGTTGGAAAAATGGATGAAGCGAAACAATATTCCGTTCAACAACCATGAAGATGTGGTGAAGAACGAGAAGGTGATAGAAAAGTATAAAGAAATAGTAGAAAGCCTGAATGAAAACTTCAACCACGTAGAGCAGGTCAAGAAATTTGAACTGCTGCCACGCGAATGGAGTATTGAATCAGGTGAAATGACTCCTAAATTAAGCCTGAAAAGGAAAGTGATTATGGAGAAATATAAAGATGCTATTGAGCATATTTATGAGGGCGGTTAGTGAATGCCGCCTAAACAAAGGTATTTGGTAATAAGGTAGTCTTCTATACCATAGAAACTACCTTCTTTTCCATATCCGCTTTGTTTAATACCACCAAACGGTACTTCTGCAAAAGAGATAATTCCTTCATTTATTCCAATAATGCCATACTGCAACTGCTCCGCAATACGCCATACCTGTTGCACATCTTTTGAAAAGAAATAAGCGGCTAATCCATATTCGGTATTATTGGCTAAGGCAATAGCTTCTTCCACGGTTTCAAACACATATACAGCACTTACAGGGCCAAAGATTTCTTCCCTGCTTAACTCCATTTCGGGTGTGCAGTGGGTGATAATAGTAGGCTCGAAAAACAGCGGGCCTGCACTATGTACCTTACCGCCACAGAGCAGCTCTGCTCCTTTGTCAAACGCATCTTTTAACAGCTTCTGTATTTTGTCGATGGCGTCCTGGTTAATCAGTGGGCCTATGGTTACGCCATCAGTAGTGCCGTTGCCTACTTGCATAGCCATAACGGCTTCCTGGTAGGCTTTCATAAAGGCAGGGTAAATGTCTTTTTGCACCAGCACACGATTGGCGCATACACAGGTTTGCCCGGCATTGCGGTATTTGCTGGCCAGTGTGCCTTTTACGGCCTGCTGCAGATCGGCATCGTTAAACACAATAGCGGGGGCATTGCCGCCCAGTTCCAGTGATAACTTTTTAAGGGTAGAAGAGGACTGCTGCATCAGTATGCGGCCTACCTCGGTAGAGCCTGTAAAAGAGATTTTATGTACAGCCGGGTGTGTGGTTAACAGCTTGCCTGTTTCCGCAGCTTGTAAAGTGGTGATCACATTTAATACGCCGGCAGGTAGTCCTGCTTCTTTAGCCAGCTGGGCTAAAGCCAGGGCGCATAAAGGTGTGTCTTCTGCGGGCTTTAGTACTACCGTACAGCCAGCTGCCAGGGCTGGCGCTATTTTGCGGGTGATCATAGCTATGGGGAAGTTCCAGGGGGTAATGGCAGCTACAACACCAATGGGCTGTTTGATGGTAAAGAAACGCCTGTCGGCTACCGGGGCGGGTATCACCTGTCCGTAAGTGCGGCGGCACTCTTCGGCAAACCATTCAATAAAAGACGCACCGTACTGTACTTCTCCTTTGGCTTCTGTAAGTGGCTTGCCTTGTTCGGTAGTAAGTAATAAAGCCAGATCATTGCTGTGTTGTATAATTAGCTGGTACCACTTTTTAAGAATGTCGCTTCGTTCCTTGGCGGGTTTATTGCTCCAGGCTGGAAAAGCGGCATCAGCGGCTTGTATGGCCTGTTCCGTTTCGGCAACGCCTGCGTTATATACGTTGGTGATAACCTCGCCGTTGGCGGGATTGTATACGGGAAAGGTAGCCGCGCCTGTTTGCCAGTTGTTATTGATAAAAATACCTTGTTGCAGTAAAGCCGGATATGTGAGTTGCATAATAGTATTGTTATAAAAAGCAATACTAACAAAACGATGCCAGAAATGGTTGTGTTAAAAATGGGCTTAATGATTGTCGGCTTTGGCGCTTTCCCAGCCTATAATGGCAGTTTTGCGGGTAAGCCCCCAATGGTAACCACCTAAAGCGCCGCTGGTGCGTATTACACGATGGCAGGGAATAAGAAAAGCCACCGGGTTATCACCTACAGCAGTGCCTACTGCACGGCTGGCGCGTGGATGTTGCAGGGCATTGGCTATATCAGAATAGGTGGTGAGGTGCCCCATGGGTATTTTTAATAAGGCTTCCCACACTTTCAGCTGAAAAGCGGTGCCTTTTAAATGCAGTTTTATTTCGGATAGCTTGCTCCAATCCTGCGTAAATAGGAATAGGGCGTTCTGTTGTATCCTGTCGGTCATTTGCTCAAAGTGGGCATTAGGAAACTGGTGTTGTAGTTGAACAAATGCCTGCTGTGGCTCTTCGGCAAAAGCCATATAGCAAATGCCTTTAGTGGTAGATGCTATTATAAATGGTCCGAAAGGGCTTTCGGCAAAGCTGTAGTGTATGCTGAGCGCCTGGCCACCGTTTTTGTA encodes the following:
- a CDS encoding NAD-dependent succinate-semialdehyde dehydrogenase, which codes for MQLTYPALLQQGIFINNNWQTGAATFPVYNPANGEVITNVYNAGVAETEQAIQAADAAFPAWSNKPAKERSDILKKWYQLIIQHSNDLALLLTTEQGKPLTEAKGEVQYGASFIEWFAEECRRTYGQVIPAPVADRRFFTIKQPIGVVAAITPWNFPIAMITRKIAPALAAGCTVVLKPAEDTPLCALALAQLAKEAGLPAGVLNVITTLQAAETGKLLTTHPAVHKISFTGSTEVGRILMQQSSSTLKKLSLELGGNAPAIVFNDADLQQAVKGTLASKYRNAGQTCVCANRVLVQKDIYPAFMKAYQEAVMAMQVGNGTTDGVTIGPLINQDAIDKIQKLLKDAFDKGAELLCGGKVHSAGPLFFEPTIITHCTPEMELSREEIFGPVSAVYVFETVEEAIALANNTEYGLAAYFFSKDVQQVWRIAEQLQYGIIGINEGIISFAEVPFGGIKQSGYGKEGSFYGIEDYLITKYLCLGGIH
- a CDS encoding AMP-dependent synthetase/ligase, producing the protein MKECKRLFDAVTYQLQKFPKPDMLASKVNGQWKTYSTGDVAGIVNRFSAGLLKLGVSGNQFDEDSADKIAIISNNRPEWVFTDLAVQQTGAILVPLYPTTNAHEIEFILNDAAVKHIFISSRELYDKVKDILPLISTLKNIYTFDKVEGVAHWADLLVPAGDASLHDVEGVKARIPDSHVATIIYTSGTTGTPKGVMLTHQNIVSNAYLSKISFPFEDAPDHKVLSFLPLNHIFEKCVTYIYLYSGIGIYYAESMDTIGDNLKEVKPNGFTTVPRLLEKVFEKIMNTGSQLTGIKRKLFYWSVGLAEKYDNRVSGGAWYNLQLTIANKLVFSKWREALGGNISFIVTGGAACQAKLLRIFSAAGVPVYEGYGPTENSPVICVNRRDNKWKKFGTVGPPIDGLEVKLAEDGEICVKGPSVMKGYYKRPDLTAEAVTDGWLHTGDIGVWDEGMLKITDRKKELFKTSGGKYVAPQPIENKMKENAFIEQVLVVGPERKFVGALIVPSFSTLEKWMKRNNIPFNNHEDVVKNEKVIEKYKEIVESLNENFNHVEQVKKFELLPREWSIESGEMTPKLSLKRKVIMEKYKDAIEHIYEGG
- a CDS encoding methylated-DNA--[protein]-cysteine S-methyltransferase, whose protein sequence is METQQQTHYNSIAQAIDYIQQHLTQQPSLEEVAAHVHISPYHFQRLFTEWTGVSPKKFLQYLSLEHAKHILKTRQYTLSDAAFETGLSGTGRLHDLFMNIEGMTPGEYKNGGQALSIHYSFAESPFGPFIIASTTKGICYMAFAEEPQQAFVQLQHQFPNAHFEQMTDRIQQNALFLFTQDWSKLSEIKLHLKGTAFQLKVWEALLKIPMGHLTTYSDIANALQHPRASRAVGTAVGDNPVAFLIPCHRVIRTSGALGGYHWGLTRKTAIIGWESAKADNH